The nucleotide window GTGAAGGTGCCGACGAGGGTTGTCACTTCTTTGGGGATATAACGTCCCGGTGCATCTTGAACCGGCAGGCTGACGGCCAGTGCTAACAAGTAGATGAGATTCACGGCATTATCCTTGATGTAAGAAATATTCACATCATAAATCTAGCAGGTGCCTAGGCGATGTCTTGTATAAAACGGACATGATGTCTCACCGAGAATTATTCTGCACTATTCTCTGGGGGCCTTGGTTGTGTCATGATATTTCGAGATCTAAAAAGTTATTCATAAACTTCACTGCGATGTGCAATCATGCTGACAATCACTTTTTTCCTTGATTCTTCAATGAAATAGACGACTCGATAATCTCCAACACGATATCTCAACATGCCTTTGAACTTTCCCTTCAATGGCTTGATGTTGTTGTGTTTCCTTGGCTCGGTTTCT belongs to Planctomycetia bacterium and includes:
- a CDS encoding type II toxin-antitoxin system mRNA interferase toxin, RelE/StbE family, with the protein product MAESPDLTEDPIPDYAGLPGVFPHALETEPRKHNNIKPLKGKFKGMLRYRVGDYRVVYFIEESRKKVIVSMIAHRSEVYE